A single Lemur catta isolate mLemCat1 chromosome 20, mLemCat1.pri, whole genome shotgun sequence DNA region contains:
- the NRN1L gene encoding neuritin-like protein has translation MHGYYRCCCCCCLRPPGTLKLLLLLPLVLVPTLAAATAGPNLCDTIYQGFAECLIRLGDGMGRGGELETICRSWNDFHVCASRVLSGCPEEAAAVWESLQQEARRAPHRDNLHTLCGAPVRVRERGAGPETNQETLRGTALAPALAPAPPLLAAALALACLLGPLA, from the exons ATGCACGGATACTAccgttgctgctgctgctgctgcctacGGCCGCCCGGTACCCTAAAGCTGTTGCTGTTGCTGCCGCTTG tccTTGTACCTACCCTGGCAGCAGCCACAGCGGGCCCAAACCTCTGTGACACCATATACCAGGGCTTCGCTGAGTGTCTCATCCGCTTGGGGGACGGCATGGGCCGCGGAGGCGAGCTGGAAACCATCTGCAG GTCTTGGAATGACTTCCATGTCTGCGCCTCCCGGGTCCTGTCGGGCTGCCCAGAGGAGGCGGCCGCTGTGTGGGAGTCACTACAGCAAGAAGCTCGCCGGGCTCCGCACCGGGATAACTTGCACACTCTGTGCGGTGCCCCCGTACGCGTCCGGGAGCGCGGCGCAGGCCCGGAGACCAACCAGGAGACGCTGCGGGGGACAGCGCTTGCACCCGCCCTGGCCCCCGCACCCCCGCTGCTGGCGGCTGCTCTGGCGCTGGCCTGCCTCCTTGGGCCTCTGGCCTAG